A region of Nostoc sp. 'Peltigera membranacea cyanobiont' N6 DNA encodes the following proteins:
- a CDS encoding DUF3598 family protein, translating to MKSQWECFLQNLGIWEGSFTNFSPQGTLLNDTSSRLSLESLNNNQTVRLTLSRSGKDDVIREFSSVGGGLLFFENGSFSEGLIQLGPFSEFGGELAFVRENRRLRLVQLFDKNGHLDGLTLIREHLAGTPAAERPPLEINDLLGEWRGQAVTIYRDLRSPNIYSTTLKIQLDDAGRLIQSTSFGERTITSTATIKGSIVLFDQDPEKQVQVLLLPDGASATSPLKVQLRQPLFLEAGWLIQPNLRQRMIRSYNEKGEWVSLTLVTEEKV from the coding sequence ATGAAATCACAATGGGAATGTTTTTTGCAAAATCTCGGTATATGGGAAGGTTCATTTACCAATTTTTCTCCCCAAGGTACGCTTCTGAACGATACTTCTAGCCGTCTTTCGCTGGAGAGTTTGAACAATAATCAGACAGTCCGCCTAACTCTAAGTCGTTCGGGAAAGGATGATGTAATCAGAGAATTTAGTTCTGTAGGAGGAGGTCTGCTATTTTTTGAAAATGGTTCATTTTCTGAAGGTTTAATTCAGCTAGGTCCATTTTCCGAATTTGGTGGAGAACTCGCTTTTGTTCGTGAAAATCGCCGCTTACGTTTGGTGCAACTGTTTGATAAAAACGGTCATCTAGATGGACTAACTCTTATTCGAGAACATTTAGCCGGAACTCCAGCAGCAGAACGTCCACCCTTGGAGATAAATGATTTATTGGGAGAATGGCGAGGACAAGCAGTGACAATCTATCGAGATTTGCGTTCCCCTAATATTTACTCTACAACTCTGAAAATACAACTTGATGATGCTGGGCGATTAATTCAAAGTACTTCTTTTGGGGAACGTACAATTACCTCAACTGCTACCATTAAAGGTTCCATCGTTCTCTTTGACCAAGATCCAGAAAAGCAGGTACAAGTATTATTGTTGCCTGATGGTGCTTCTGCAACTTCTCCCCTCAAGGTGCAGTTACGTCAACCCTTATTCTTGGAAGCGGGTTGGTTAATCCAGCCAAACCTTCGCCAGAGGATGATTCGCAGCTATAACGAGAAAGGCGAATGGGTTAGTTTGACGTTAGTTACTGAAGAAAAAGTGTAA
- a CDS encoding hybrid sensor histidine kinase/response regulator has translation MSVVENNKIYRILAVDDIRDNLILVQAILESEGYEIDLASDGIKALQQVEQSPPDLILLDVMMPGMDGYEVTRRIRQNPALSYIPILLITAFHESSVVEGLDVGADDFIRKPFDTDELLARVRSLLRLKQSLDEQQRMARQREDFVSRLTHDLRTPLVAADRMLNLFEMEIFCKISPEMKQAIAVMIRSNQNLMEMVNTLLEVYRFEAGKKTLNWEECDLREISQEVVGELSPLTSERGLTLTIDTSKIESLGNNAAVIMGDRLELRRVLNNLIANAIKFTDTGGITIRIFETSPHSGNQDSVTIEVEDTGYGIAPEDRATIFERFRQGKHKRSGSGLGLHLSQRIVEGHAGTIHVASELGKGTLFTVQLPKNIS, from the coding sequence ATGTCTGTAGTTGAAAATAATAAAATTTATCGTATCCTCGCAGTTGACGACATTCGAGATAATCTTATTTTGGTTCAAGCAATTTTAGAAAGTGAGGGGTATGAAATTGATTTGGCTTCAGATGGAATAAAAGCTTTGCAGCAAGTTGAACAATCTCCACCCGATCTGATTCTGTTAGATGTGATGATGCCGGGAATGGATGGTTATGAAGTCACCCGTCGGATTCGGCAGAACCCTGCACTCTCTTATATTCCAATTCTGCTGATTACTGCCTTTCACGAATCCAGCGTTGTCGAAGGTTTAGATGTTGGTGCTGACGATTTTATTCGCAAACCATTTGATACTGATGAACTACTGGCAAGGGTGCGATCGCTCTTACGTCTCAAGCAGAGTCTCGACGAACAACAAAGAATGGCCCGCCAACGAGAAGACTTTGTTTCCCGTCTGACTCATGATTTGCGAACTCCCCTAGTGGCCGCCGATCGCATGTTGAATTTGTTTGAGATGGAAATATTCTGCAAAATTTCGCCGGAAATGAAACAAGCGATCGCAGTTATGATTCGCAGTAACCAAAATTTGATGGAAATGGTAAACACTCTGTTAGAAGTCTATCGCTTTGAAGCAGGTAAAAAAACGTTGAATTGGGAGGAATGCGATTTACGTGAGATATCTCAAGAAGTAGTCGGCGAACTAAGTCCTCTAACTAGCGAAAGAGGTTTAACTTTAACAATAGACACTAGTAAAATAGAATCACTCGGTAATAATGCTGCTGTTATTATGGGCGATCGCTTGGAATTACGGCGAGTACTAAATAATTTGATCGCAAATGCCATCAAATTTACAGATACAGGAGGCATAACAATCCGCATTTTTGAAACATCACCTCATTCAGGAAATCAAGATTCGGTAACGATTGAGGTAGAAGATACAGGATATGGGATTGCGCCCGAAGATCGGGCAACAATTTTCGAGCGATTTCGCCAAGGCAAACATAAACGCTCAGGTAGTGGTTTAGGACTACATCTATCCCAGCGGATTGTAGAAGGGCACGCAGGAACTATCCATGTCGCCTCTGAACTAGGCAAAGGGACTTTGTTCACTGTGCAACTACCTAAGAACATTTCTTGA
- a CDS encoding ATP-binding response regulator, whose amino-acid sequence MEETLKILVVDDDEVDRMAVRSALTEAGVQMELSEVSDSNDAFSALSTTAYDCVFLDYRLPLQDGLTLIQQLRYSEIQVPLVVLTGQGDEQITGELIKAGATDYLSKSRISPENLAQVLRSAIRIYRAEMQATLAKEELIRKNQELERQQQHIQMQNFKLLETSRLKSHFLATMSHELRTPMNAIIGFSQILLRPKFGQLTHQQADMVERILNNGKHLLMLLNEVLDFSKLEVGRLDLKAEIFDVSKIVNQAVNEMRSLADAKNLSLLVQNHLQNPSVFNDPVRIKQILINLLSNAIKFTESGEIWVEVKELPEKRVAIIVRDTGIGIASRDFKRIFEAFRQVDQTITRKYQGTGLGLAIVDSLVRMMGGKIFLESKVGMGSVFKIELPRQIKLTNVTANSPNSQDDEGNFYSPKNSHQSSSERREAPIGYPKFKI is encoded by the coding sequence ATGGAAGAGACACTGAAAATTTTGGTTGTAGATGATGACGAAGTAGACAGGATGGCAGTCCGTAGCGCTTTGACTGAAGCAGGTGTTCAAATGGAACTGTCTGAAGTCAGTGATAGCAATGATGCATTTTCTGCCTTAAGCACTACTGCTTATGATTGTGTTTTCCTCGATTATCGCTTACCACTCCAGGATGGACTAACCTTGATTCAACAGCTACGTTATTCGGAAATTCAAGTTCCTTTAGTAGTTTTAACTGGTCAAGGAGATGAACAAATTACTGGGGAATTAATCAAAGCTGGTGCTACAGACTATCTTTCTAAGTCTAGGATATCCCCAGAAAACTTGGCACAGGTTTTGAGGAGTGCGATTCGGATTTATCGGGCTGAAATGCAAGCAACTTTGGCAAAAGAGGAACTCATTCGTAAGAATCAGGAATTGGAGAGACAACAGCAACATATTCAAATGCAAAACTTCAAGTTATTGGAGACATCGCGGTTAAAATCACATTTTTTGGCAACGATGTCTCACGAACTCAGAACGCCGATGAACGCGATTATTGGTTTTTCGCAAATACTGCTGCGTCCTAAATTCGGTCAACTAACTCACCAGCAAGCAGATATGGTTGAGCGCATCTTGAATAATGGGAAGCATTTACTGATGCTACTCAATGAAGTTCTCGACTTTTCCAAGCTGGAGGTAGGACGATTAGACTTGAAGGCGGAAATATTTGATGTATCAAAGATCGTAAATCAGGCTGTAAATGAAATGCGTTCTCTAGCTGATGCCAAAAATCTCTCATTGTTAGTGCAAAACCATTTGCAAAATCCTTCGGTATTTAACGATCCTGTGCGGATAAAACAAATTTTAATTAATCTGCTTTCCAACGCCATTAAGTTTACAGAGTCTGGTGAGATTTGGGTTGAGGTTAAGGAACTACCAGAAAAGAGAGTAGCAATTATTGTTCGGGATACAGGGATTGGCATAGCATCCAGAGATTTTAAACGTATTTTTGAAGCATTTCGACAAGTCGATCAAACTATCACTCGCAAATATCAAGGTACAGGACTGGGTTTAGCAATTGTAGATTCACTGGTACGAATGATGGGCGGCAAAATTTTTCTTGAGAGCAAAGTGGGCATGGGTTCAGTATTTAAAATTGAATTGCCGCGTCAAATCAAATTGACGAATGTAACCGCTAATTCCCCAAATTCACAAGATGATGAGGGGAATTTTTACTCTCCTAAAAATTCCCATCAATCATCTTCTGAACGTAGGGAAGCACCAATAGGATATCCTAAATTTAAAATATAA
- a CDS encoding response regulator transcription factor gives MNEISIILIEDHDLTRMGLRAALQSHSALKVIGEAANATQGLKLLETAKPDVAVVDIGLPDMDGIELTRKFKRQQAESGQTSTKILILTMDHTEDAVLAAFAAGADSYYMKETSISKLTEAIQATHGGNSWIDPAIANVVLRKMRQGIPGESQGSDKPKTVKIEALASEYEQVLETYPLTQRELEILELIVAGCSNGQIAEKLYITVGTVKTHVRNILNKLCADDRTQAAVRALRSGLVA, from the coding sequence ATGAATGAAATTAGCATTATTTTAATTGAAGATCATGACTTAACGCGAATGGGGCTACGGGCTGCATTACAGTCTCACAGCGCTTTGAAAGTAATTGGTGAAGCAGCAAATGCTACTCAAGGGTTAAAACTTTTGGAAACGGCAAAGCCAGATGTGGCTGTTGTAGACATCGGTTTACCTGATATGGATGGCATTGAACTAACCCGTAAATTCAAACGCCAGCAAGCTGAAAGCGGGCAAACGTCAACAAAGATTCTGATCCTGACGATGGATCATACAGAGGATGCTGTACTTGCAGCTTTCGCGGCGGGTGCTGATTCTTATTACATGAAAGAAACAAGCATCAGTAAATTAACTGAGGCGATTCAAGCAACTCACGGCGGTAACTCTTGGATCGATCCGGCAATTGCCAATGTGGTATTGCGGAAGATGCGGCAAGGTATTCCTGGAGAAAGCCAAGGTTCTGACAAGCCGAAGACTGTAAAAATTGAGGCGCTGGCATCAGAATACGAGCAAGTTTTGGAAACATATCCCCTAACTCAACGGGAATTGGAAATTCTAGAGTTGATTGTAGCTGGATGTAGCAATGGTCAAATTGCCGAGAAACTCTATATTACAGTTGGTACTGTCAAGACTCATGTTCGTAATATTCTAAATAAATTATGTGCTGATGACCGTACCCAAGCTGCTGTAAGGGCTTTACGTTCTGGGTTGGTAGCATGA
- a CDS encoding lipid-A-disaccharide synthase-related protein, with protein MNNASRLSLASNSQTATSPLRLLVLSNGHGEDLIAVRILQELQRQPNPPEIFALPLVGEGRAYEQLDIPFIGSVLTMPSGGFIYMDGRQLARDVRGGLLQLTLSQIKSVRRWVSSQKKLGYKRAILAVGDIVPLLFATFSGTNYAFVGTAKSEYYVRDEAGLLPRKSKDARWENFSGSVYHPWERWLMSRRRCQAVFPRDALTTETLKQWPIPAFDLGNPMMDGLEPTFSRQQFYSENAQQQERVRPFVVTLLPGSRPPEAYTNWEIIMIAVSALMASFQERGSIFYTSSTVVFLGAIAPGLDSNILSQSVQSQGWQIQSACPIKLPDPNLLTFKQRNAYIVLTQKAYNDCLHLGDLAIAMAGTATEQFIGLGKPAIAFPGNGPQYNPAFAEAQSRLLGSSLILIEQPTEVAKVVQSLFKDPDILQIIAENGGRRMGKSGAARRIADCLQERLG; from the coding sequence ATGAATAATGCATCCCGCTTATCTTTAGCTTCTAACTCCCAAACTGCAACTTCTCCTTTACGGTTACTTGTATTAAGTAATGGTCATGGCGAAGATTTAATTGCAGTTCGGATTTTGCAAGAACTCCAACGACAACCAAACCCACCAGAGATATTTGCTTTACCTCTGGTGGGTGAAGGACGTGCTTACGAACAGTTAGATATCCCCTTTATCGGTTCAGTACTGACTATGCCTTCTGGCGGCTTTATTTATATGGATGGCCGCCAATTAGCGCGGGATGTCCGCGGTGGTTTATTACAACTTACTCTCAGCCAGATAAAATCTGTCCGCCGATGGGTGAGTTCTCAAAAAAAATTAGGTTATAAAAGAGCGATTTTAGCTGTGGGAGATATTGTCCCCCTGTTATTTGCAACTTTTAGTGGCACTAATTATGCTTTTGTGGGTACGGCAAAATCTGAATATTATGTGCGGGATGAAGCTGGATTGTTGCCACGTAAATCTAAAGACGCACGTTGGGAAAACTTTTCTGGTTCAGTTTACCATCCTTGGGAACGTTGGTTGATGAGTCGTCGCCGTTGTCAGGCGGTGTTCCCTAGAGATGCACTGACGACCGAAACATTAAAACAATGGCCAATTCCCGCTTTTGATTTGGGTAATCCCATGATGGATGGTCTGGAACCCACGTTTTCACGCCAACAATTTTATAGCGAGAATGCCCAACAGCAAGAAAGAGTCCGACCTTTTGTGGTGACTCTTCTGCCTGGTTCCCGTCCGCCAGAGGCATATACTAACTGGGAAATAATTATGATTGCCGTATCTGCGTTGATGGCGAGTTTCCAAGAGCGAGGTTCAATCTTTTATACTTCTAGCACAGTAGTATTTTTAGGTGCGATCGCTCCTGGTTTAGACTCTAATATTTTATCCCAAAGCGTGCAATCCCAAGGCTGGCAAATTCAATCAGCATGTCCAATCAAACTTCCCGATCCAAATCTCTTGACATTTAAGCAAAGAAATGCATATATTGTGCTGACACAAAAAGCTTATAATGATTGCTTGCATTTGGGAGATTTAGCGATCGCAATGGCAGGTACAGCCACAGAACAGTTTATCGGTTTGGGGAAACCTGCGATCGCTTTTCCCGGTAATGGCCCACAATATAATCCCGCCTTTGCTGAAGCTCAAAGTCGTCTTTTAGGCTCATCTTTGATTTTAATTGAGCAGCCGACAGAAGTAGCGAAAGTTGTCCAGTCTCTATTCAAAGATCCTGATATTTTGCAGATTATTGCCGAAAATGGTGGGCGACGCATGGGAAAATCGGGAGCAGCAAGAAGGATTGCTGATTGCTTGCAAGAACGATTGGGTTGA
- a CDS encoding BamA/OMP85 family outer membrane protein gives MRVSATAIFTLATLAAANVTQQATAASTKTVTPTAKAGNLVVPIIEDTPTRIETIASPETIVAQQFSQNPIAVKTGASKNSPVILNSAVILPISSASPTAKPTLKPFAENKVDKANSSVPLPFSPTPSPSLKTPATENTLVVTATDVQVVGANQELQDIIRKVIKTQAGGETSQSQLQKDVAAILDTGLFSNVSVNSFSTQAGLNVVYQVQPVIVRSLQLSGAKVLTYQVAQQQLQSQIGTTISPVGLQQAVAQINKWYADNGYNLARVLSIKPSSQGILTVNVAEGLVSEIKFRFVNDEGKTVDSKGNPVGGRTKPDFLQQQLKLKPGQIFQQNVVKQDIQQLYQTGLFETVNVALEGDATKLDLVYQLKETGARGVNLGGSYNADQGLIGTISYQDRNVGGINDTLGLNVGVSSRDLQFNSKFVSPYQTTNPDRLGYTINGFRNRELSETFDDNIKLANGDTVREGKIGGSVSLQRPIDDWNTSLGLNYTRTSIRDRQGNITPTDAQGNPLSASGTGIDDLTTVSFTATKDQRDNPLNPTQGSVLSLSTEQSIPIGQGNISLNRLKANYSQYLPVQLFNTKQPQVFAVNLQAGTVLGNLPPYESFNLGGSNSVRGYDSGDVGSGRSYVLASAEYRFPVLPIVGGVLFADFASDLGSGDTVLGDPAGVRGKPGYGFGYGAGVRLNSPLGLIRADYGINDQGESKVHLGIGQRF, from the coding sequence ATGCGAGTTTCTGCTACTGCAATTTTTACTTTAGCTACTTTAGCTGCTGCCAATGTCACTCAGCAAGCAACGGCTGCGTCTACTAAAACTGTTACTCCAACGGCAAAAGCTGGTAACTTGGTAGTACCAATAATTGAAGACACTCCCACACGCATAGAGACAATTGCTTCCCCAGAAACTATAGTTGCACAACAATTTTCTCAAAATCCCATCGCAGTAAAAACAGGTGCAAGCAAAAATTCCCCAGTAATCTTAAACTCAGCAGTCATCCTCCCTATATCCTCCGCCTCCCCTACAGCCAAGCCAACTCTCAAGCCGTTTGCTGAAAACAAAGTAGACAAGGCAAATTCTTCCGTACCACTCCCTTTTTCTCCCACTCCCTCCCCATCCCTTAAAACCCCTGCGACTGAAAACACTTTAGTAGTTACAGCTACAGATGTCCAGGTAGTAGGAGCAAATCAAGAATTGCAGGATATCATTCGTAAAGTCATTAAAACTCAGGCTGGTGGAGAAACCAGTCAAAGCCAACTACAAAAAGATGTAGCGGCAATTTTGGATACAGGTTTATTTAGCAATGTCAGTGTGAATAGCTTTAGCACACAGGCTGGATTAAATGTAGTTTATCAAGTGCAACCGGTGATTGTGCGATCGCTGCAATTATCTGGTGCGAAAGTCCTTACCTACCAAGTAGCCCAACAACAGTTGCAATCTCAAATCGGAACCACTATCAGTCCGGTTGGACTCCAGCAAGCAGTAGCACAAATTAACAAGTGGTACGCCGACAATGGTTATAACTTAGCACGAGTGCTATCAATTAAACCCAGTTCTCAAGGCATTCTGACTGTGAATGTCGCTGAAGGCTTGGTGAGTGAGATCAAATTTCGTTTTGTCAACGACGAGGGTAAAACCGTTGATAGTAAGGGTAATCCTGTTGGGGGACGCACCAAACCAGATTTTCTGCAACAGCAACTCAAACTAAAACCTGGTCAAATTTTCCAACAAAATGTAGTTAAACAAGACATCCAACAGTTATATCAGACTGGTTTATTTGAAACTGTGAATGTCGCCTTAGAAGGAGATGCGACAAAACTTGATTTAGTCTATCAACTTAAAGAAACTGGGGCGCGTGGCGTTAACTTGGGCGGGAGTTATAATGCCGACCAGGGTTTGATAGGTACAATCAGCTATCAAGATCGGAATGTCGGCGGGATTAACGATACTTTAGGCTTGAATGTTGGTGTAAGTAGCCGAGACTTGCAGTTTAATAGCAAATTTGTCAGCCCCTATCAGACAACAAACCCCGATCGCTTGGGGTACACTATAAATGGTTTTCGGAATCGGGAACTTTCGGAAACCTTTGATGACAACATTAAGCTAGCTAACGGCGACACAGTGCGGGAAGGTAAAATTGGTGGAAGTGTCAGCTTACAGCGACCAATCGACGACTGGAATACCTCATTAGGATTAAACTATACCCGAACTAGTATTCGCGATCGCCAAGGTAATATTACCCCAACCGATGCTCAGGGTAATCCCCTCTCTGCAAGTGGAACAGGTATTGACGACCTAACTACCGTATCTTTCACCGCCACCAAAGACCAACGGGATAATCCCCTCAATCCAACTCAAGGTTCCGTTTTGAGTTTGAGTACAGAACAATCTATACCCATCGGTCAAGGAAATATTTCCCTAAATCGCCTCAAAGCCAATTACAGCCAATATTTACCAGTCCAATTATTTAACACCAAACAGCCACAAGTATTTGCAGTGAATCTGCAAGCTGGTACCGTCCTTGGAAATTTACCACCCTACGAAAGCTTTAACTTGGGTGGTTCCAATTCAGTGCGCGGTTACGATTCAGGCGATGTTGGAAGTGGTCGCAGTTATGTATTAGCTTCCGCAGAATATCGTTTTCCCGTCTTACCAATCGTCGGGGGTGTATTATTTGCTGACTTTGCTTCTGACTTAGGCTCAGGTGATACTGTATTAGGAGATCCTGCCGGTGTACGAGGCAAACCAGGTTATGGTTTTGGTTATGGGGCTGGAGTGCGCTTAAATTCACCACTAGGCTTAATTCGGGCTGATTATGGCATTAATGACCAGGGAGAAAGCAAAGTGCATTTAGGCATAGGTCAGCGATTTTAA